The sequence GCGCTGCCGCGCAGGCGCAGCTCGGCCCGCAGCGCGTCGAGGAACCCGCGCAGCGCGTGCTTGGCGCCGGAGTAGGCCGCGAGCGGCGGGGCGCCCCGCGCGCCGAGGGCGGAGCCGATCTGCACGACGTGCCCGCGGTCCCGCGCGACCATCCGGCGGACGACGGGCACGATGCCGTTGAGCGCCCCCAGGTACGTCACCTCGGTCACCCGTCGGCGCTCGTCGGCGGTCAGCTCCAGCGTCGGCGCCTGCACGGAGACCATGGCGCAGCTCACCCACGCGTCGATGGGCCCCAGCTCGTCCTCGATCCGCGCGACCGCCGCGTCCATCGCGTCCGCGTCCGCCACGTCGACGGGCACCACGAGCGGCGTGCCGCCCGCCGCGCGCACGTCGGCCGCGGCGCCCTCCAGCCCGGCGCGTCCGCGGGCGATCAGGCCCAGTCGGTGCCCGTCGGCCGCGAGGACGCGGACGAGGGCACGGCCGAGCCCGGCGGACGCGCCGGTCACGACGATCGTGCGGGGCGGGCCGGGCGCGCGGGTCACGTCCTCGCCCGTGCCCGCGGCGGCCGTGCGGCAACCCGACCGGGCCCGGCGGGCGGCCCGGCGACGGGGCGGCGACCTCGCGGCCGCGCGCGGCGGCTAGCGTGGCGGTTGATGCGCACGCCAAACCGCACGATCCTCCAGCTCTCCGACCCGCACCTGGAGCGCGCGGAGAGCGACGCGGACGCGCGGCTGGCCCGGGCCCTGGGCGCCGTCCGGGCGTCCGGCGTGCGCCCCGACGCGCTCCTGCTCTCGGGCGACCTGGCCGACGACGGCAGCGACGAGGCCTACGCCCGCCTGCGCGCGCTCGTCGCGCCGGTCGCCGCCGAGCTCGGCTGCCCCGTCGTCGCGCTGCCGGGCAACCACGACCTGACGGACCCCTTCCGCGCGGCGCTCCTGGACGGCGGGCCGGTCGACCGCGTCGAGTGGCTCGGCGGGCTGCGGGTGGTCGTCCTCGACACGAACGTCCCGGGCGCCGCCCACGGCGTTCTGCGCGACGAGCAGCTCGCGTGGCTGGCGGAGCAGCTCGCCGCGCCGGCGCCCGACGGCACGCTGCTGGCGCTGCACCACCCGCCGATCCCCACGCCGCACCCGCTCATGATCCGGCTGGCGCTCCGGCGGCCCGAGCGGCTGGCCGACGTCGTCCGCGGCACGGACGTGCGCCAGATCGTCTGCGGCCACGCGCACGCTGCGGCGGCCGGCACCCTCGCCGGGATCCCGGTGTGGTCCGCGCCGGCGCTCACGGTGACGATGGACCCCGTCTCGCCCGCCGGCCGCCTGCGCGCCTGGGCCGACCTGGGCGGCATCACCCGCCTGGACCTGTTCGGCCAGGACTGGATCGCCACGCACGTGCCCGTGAGCGCGGGCGCGACGGTGCTCTACGACGATCCGCTCGCCGAGCGGACGGCGTGGCTCGACGCGGCCGAGGCGCAGGAGGGCGGCGACTGACCGGCGGGACGCCGCGAAGCGCCGTCCGTCCTCAGCCGCCGAGCAGCCGGGCGCCGGCCACCGTCGCCGCCGCGAGCAGCGGCACGCTCAGCGCGCCCGCCCACTCCGCGGCCGTGGCCCGGCTGGTCAGCAGGTTGGCGGGCAGGCCGCCGTCCCAGCCGCGCGAGACCATGGCCAGCTGCACCCGCTCGCCGCGCTCGAAGCAGCGGACGAGCAGCGTGCCGGCCGAGCGGATCACCGCGCGGGCCTGCCAGAGGAAGCGCGGGTCGTCGCCGCGGGCGACGCGGGCGGTCTGCATGCGGCCCAGCTCGGCCAGGACCACCTCGACGTAGCGGATGGTGAACCCGGCGATCGCGGTGAGGACGCGGGGGGCGTGCAGGCGCTCGGCGCCCGCCAGGATCGCCGCCGGCGGGGTGCAGGCCGCCACGACCGCGGTCGCCAGCAGGACGAGCGAGGCCTTCGCGACGATGGTCCACGCCATCCACAGGCCCTCGACCGCCAGGGGCACGCCGAGCACGTGGACGCGGTCGCCCGTCGCCACGAACGGCAGGACGATCACGAAGAGCACGAACGGGATCTCGACGACCAGGCGCTTGGCCAGGTCGAGCGGCGGCATCTGCGCCACCGTCGCGGCGGCCAGCACGAGCAGCAGGTGCAGGCCGTAGGGCCAGAAGGTGTGCGTCGGCGTCAGCGCCACGGCGACGGCGAACAGCGCGAGCGCCAGGACCTTGCACTGCGGGGCCAGGCGGTGCGCCGGCGTGTCGAGGCCGAGGAGCTCCTCGTTGCCCCCGTGGGCGGCGCCGCTCATGGGCGGATCCCGGTCGCGCGCATGGCCTGACGGTACCGGCGGGCGGCCCGCCGCGGCGGCGGGCCGCGCTCGCGCGCGGGGTGGACGGGCGTCCCCGCGGCGGCGGGCGGGCCTACGCCGACGCGTGGGGGCGGAACTCCGCCGCCCGCCGCAGCGGCGGCGTCACGCGCAGCCGCAGCGACACGAGCAGGGCCAGGCCCAGCAGCGCGGCGCCGAGGAGCACCACGCCGGTCCACCGCCCGGCCGTCCACGCGGTGCCGCCGAGCGGGCCGGCGACGGACGAGCCCGCGTAGTACGCGAGCAGGTACAGCGCCGACGCCTGCGCCGGCGCCTCGACCGCGCGGCGCCCCACCCAGCTGGATGCGACGGAGTGCGCGGCGAAGAACCCGGCGGTCAGCGTGGCGACGCCCAGGATCACGACCGGCAGCGGATGCAGCAGCGTCAGCGCCAGGCCGACGGCCGCCAGCAGCACCCCCACCGGCAGCATGGTCCGCCGCCCGATGCGGT comes from Patulibacter sp. SYSU D01012 and encodes:
- the cbiQ gene encoding cobalt ECF transporter T component CbiQ, with amino-acid sequence MSGAAHGGNEELLGLDTPAHRLAPQCKVLALALFAVAVALTPTHTFWPYGLHLLLVLAAATVAQMPPLDLAKRLVVEIPFVLFVIVLPFVATGDRVHVLGVPLAVEGLWMAWTIVAKASLVLLATAVVAACTPPAAILAGAERLHAPRVLTAIAGFTIRYVEVVLAELGRMQTARVARGDDPRFLWQARAVIRSAGTLLVRCFERGERVQLAMVSRGWDGGLPANLLTSRATAAEWAGALSVPLLAAATVAGARLLGG
- a CDS encoding SDR family oxidoreductase; amino-acid sequence: MTRAPGPPRTIVVTGASAGLGRALVRVLAADGHRLGLIARGRAGLEGAAADVRAAGGTPLVVPVDVADADAMDAAVARIEDELGPIDAWVSCAMVSVQAPTLELTADERRRVTEVTYLGALNGIVPVVRRMVARDRGHVVQIGSALGARGAPPLAAYSGAKHALRGFLDALRAELRLRGSAVRVTLVHPPGMNTTHFGWARTRTRGGGRPFPPVAQPEAVARAVRDVLDHPGPPAVAVDVTTPVALALGRLDLPVVGPAATAVIWRTLQRRTPPGARDNLHAPLDEHEDHGAHGPFGREARRRLPEARVLRHGRGLLGAGAAAAAALAVARARRAG
- a CDS encoding metallophosphoesterase, translating into MRTPNRTILQLSDPHLERAESDADARLARALGAVRASGVRPDALLLSGDLADDGSDEAYARLRALVAPVAAELGCPVVALPGNHDLTDPFRAALLDGGPVDRVEWLGGLRVVVLDTNVPGAAHGVLRDEQLAWLAEQLAAPAPDGTLLALHHPPIPTPHPLMIRLALRRPERLADVVRGTDVRQIVCGHAHAAAAGTLAGIPVWSAPALTVTMDPVSPAGRLRAWADLGGITRLDLFGQDWIATHVPVSAGATVLYDDPLAERTAWLDAAEAQEGGD